A genomic segment from Oncorhynchus clarkii lewisi isolate Uvic-CL-2024 chromosome 12, UVic_Ocla_1.0, whole genome shotgun sequence encodes:
- the LOC139422519 gene encoding uncharacterized protein: MHERFTIFEAHAKCKNILSWVKKASSTEVVPALDLSMDLPWTPSSSSTSSSWSSVVINVADLGAASTCRSIRFSLGPSHGPSEVANPRTGASTRNQTPFPSPIFSEESLGNEEEDDNLRRYSSASEDRNREDWDRPRSDPLRSVFGLSHSFIFSQVHRDAHRSLSEVILPSIQRRPKKMRPIILSADTRLIMAIVEIIIKQINARLAQIVLKGCASQGAEAHSTSISSLSSQFAEQMLRIITTTMNGHIMGQMALTRLSGKSPLEIESRLETELGPLAGQVIVATISSIQRAKSDAQTGHEVRVSSPCTYFLSAVSAEVQSLVVQRSGTRMSARQSGSNHLLNLSQAKITRAVELKMSEMYGGSLWDWSLTEQNIQPGHDRITAMSSDLVDLVVDDTLDALRYLENQALSGPQSVGYRNGIEGLDIDGVARDMVRKAAVKLKASMSELELEVGSRSSQGSSGPSNHSPLSRSHSDPRMLRVWSAVGVRTVLQVLKTELNSNSDESFDPLQMARNLLARLASGVKSIDNPEIGEMLQGTSAIMEPEAVREHPEISSTAIYQSLLIDCPFPPSERVQETIILSHPLTAQDVTTQRKKQHSADLQTDSLMAEYPAKAQRVVTQVIRDSPLTVDILSAHVSSKNIAEASTHVLESLLVDLNEAVEVSRAERSKFWEQVQLSSQKLYSTAVDKLKSLYTGCLLNNEQDHQDTHVTADKIKDMEVSTNNDLKDPTVAVSQESVRRSAKKILTKVLNVIKAGVAGSEHSSVGEQMTEECQVATEMLDSILNRLEDDEPDVGEEDHLHVMSVRDIYEDVSSKTSQVCMVMSSQAMDALTDDVSAATYVHDIVYRSESCLSQATSTHRSGTSQASSDLVVEYMSERHANCLDTALPVRCTSTAVGDTETCHVPSARVKKKSQGRRFSCCPKLPTVRIKVFKGRVEPESHPAQKELPSQRFSTSRVALHDDHAVPFIPQLEDDLPPAPAQESRKRPLFVRMFRAISRAISKPFKGCAFCKKN, encoded by the exons ATGCATGAAAGG TTCACCATATTTGAGGCTCATGCTAAGTGCAAGAACATCCTGTCATGGGTGAAGAAGGCCTCTTCAACTGAGGTGGTCCCTGCCCTTGATCTCAGCATGGATTTGCCCTggacaccatcatcatcatcaacttcCTCCTCATGGTCTTCAGTCGTAATCAATGTAGCAGATCTGGGAGCGGCCTCCACATGCCGCAGCATCAGATTCAGCCTTGGGCCAAGTCATGGGCCAAGCGAGGTCGCCAACCCTAGAACTGGTGCCAGCACACGGAACCaaactcccttcccctcccccattTT CTCAGAGGAGTCTTTGGGaaatgaggaagaggatgacAACCTAAGAAGATATTCCTCCGCATCtgaagacagaaatagagaggatTGGGACAGACCCCGCTCAGACCCCCTGAGGTCTGTGTTTGGACTGTCTCACAGCTTTATCTTCAGTCAGGTTCACAGAGACGCCCACAGGTCCCTGAGTGAGGTCATACTGCCGTCCATCCAGAGGAGACCGAAGAAGATGAGGCCTATTATTCTGTCTGCGGACACCAGGCTGATCATGGCCATTGTGGAGATCATCATCAAGCAGATAAATGCAAGACTAGCCCAGATTGTGCTGAAAGGATGTGCCAGTCAGGGAGCCGAAGCTCATTCGACCAGCATCAGCTCACTGAGCAGTCAATTTGCTGAGCAGATGCTGAGGATAATCACAACCACAATGAATGGCCATATCATGGGACAGATGGCGCTCACTCGGCTGTCTGGAAAATCCCCTCTGGAGATCGAGAGCAGGCTTGAGACAGAGCTAGGGCCACTGGCAGGTCAGGTCATTGTTGCAACCATCAGCAGCATCCAGAGGGCGAAGAGCGATGCTCAGACAGGACATGAGGTTCGGGTGTCCTCACCTTGCACCTACTTCCTGTCAGCTGTGTCGGCTGAGGTGCAGAGTCTGGTGGTCCAGAGATCAGGGACCAGGATGTCAGCCAGACAGTCAGGCAGCAACCACCTGCTGAACCTGTCTCAGGCGAAGATCACCAGGGCCGTCGAGTTGAAAATGTCTGAAATGTACGGCGGATCCCTGTGGGATTGGTCCCTGACAGAACAAAATATCCAGCCAGGTCATGACAGAATCACTGCCATGTCCAGTGATTTGGTGGATTTGGTGGTCGATGATACCCTGGATGCCCTTAGATATCTAGAGAACCAGGCATTATCCGGGCCCCAGAGCGTTGGCTACCGGAACGGGATTGAAGGCCTCGACATTGATGGTGTGGCAAGGGACATGGTCCGGAAAGCTGCAGTCAAACTCAAGGCATCCATGTCTGAGCTTGAGCTGGAGGTGGGATCCAGATCCTCACAGGGCAGCAGTGGTCCCTCGAACCACTCACCTCTGTCTCGCTCCCACTCCGACCCGAGGATGCTCCGTGTCTGGTCAGCAGTGGGAGTCAGAACTGTCCTGCAAGTGTTAAAAACAGAGCTTAACAGCAACTCAGACGAGTCCTTTGATCCTCTCCAGATGGCTAGAAACCTTCTAGCACGTCTAGCGTCGGGTGTCAAGAGCATCGACAATCCGGAAATTGGTGAGATGCTCCAGGGCACCTCAGCAATCATGGAGCCGGAGGCTGTGAGAGAACACCCAGAAATATCTTCCACTGCCATCTACCAATCCCTGCTCATTGATTGTCCTTTCCCACCATCAGAGAGGGTTCAGGAAACAATTATCCTAAGCCATCCACTCACTGCACAGGACGTGACCACACAGAGGAAAAAGCAGCATTCTGCTGACCTTCAGACCGACAGCCTAATGGCAGAATACCCTGCCAAGGCACAACGGGTAGTGACTCAGGTCATAAGAGATTCTCCTTTAACCGTGGACATCCTGTCAGCCCACGTCTCCTCAAAGAACATTGCTGAGGCCTCAACTCACGTTCTTGAGTCCCTTCTAGTGGACTTAAACGAGGCAGTTGAGGTGAGTAGGGCAGAGCGGAGCAAGTTCTGGGAACAGGTCCAGTTATCCTCCCAGAAACTGTACAGCACAGCTGTGGACAAGCTGAAGAGTTTGTACACTGGTTGCCTCCTCAACAACGAGCAAGACCACCAGGATACCCATGTAACCGCTGACAAAATCAAGGACATGGAAGTCTCTACCAACAATGACCTCAAAGACCCAACAGTTGCAGTCAGCCAGGAGTCAGTCCGACGCAGCGCCAAGAAGATCCTCACAAAGGTTCTGAATGTGATCAAAGCCGGAGTAGCTGGCTCAGAGCACTCATCTGTGGGCGAGCAGATGACCGAAGAGTGCCAAGTTGCCACAGAGATGTTGGACTCCATTCTGAACAGACTAGAAGATGATGAGCCTGATGTGGGTGAAGAGGATCATCTTCATGTGATGTCTGTCCGTGACATCTACGAGGATGTCTCATCTAAAACCTCTCAGGTTTGTATGGTGATGAGTAGCCAGGCGATGGACGCGTTGACCGATGATGTGTCTGCCGCGACCTATGTGCATG ATATTGTGTACAGGTCAGAGAGTTGTCTCTCTCAGGCCACAAGTACCCACAGGTCAGGCACTAGCCAGGCCTCCAGTGACCTTGTTGTTGAGTACATGTCTGAGCGCCATGCCAACTGCCTTGACACCGCATTGCCTGTAAGGTGCACTTCTACAGCTGTTGGCGATACAGAGACTTGTCATGTCCCCTCTGCCAGAGTGAAGAAGAAGAGTCAGGGCCGGAGGTTCAGTTGCTGCCCAAAGTTGCCAACGGTCAGGATCAAG GTGTTCAAGGGCAGAGTGGAACCAGAGAGCCACCCCGCTCAAAAGGAGCTGCCTTCGCAGCGTTTCAGCACCTCTCGAGTTGCGCTGC ATGATGATCATGCTGTCCCATTCATTCCCCAACTTGAGGACGACCTGCCACCAGCACCTGCACAGGAGTCCCGTAAACGTCCCCTGTTTGTGAGAATGTTCCGGGCCATTTCCAGGGCCATCTCAAAGCCATTCAAGGGCTGTGCTTTTTGCAAGAAGAATTAG